From the genome of Globicephala melas chromosome 11, mGloMel1.2, whole genome shotgun sequence, one region includes:
- the LMCD1 gene encoding LIM and cysteine-rich domains protein 1 has protein sequence MAKVAMDLNPGVQKMSLGQQQSARGVPCLRCKGTCSGFEPHSWRKMCKSCKCSQEDHCLSSDLEDDRKIGRLLMDSKYSTLTARVKGGDGIRIYKRNRMIMTNPIATGKDPTFDTITYEWAPPGVTQKLGLQYMELIPKEKQPVAGTEGAYYRRRQLLRQLPIYDQDPSRCRGLLENELKVMEEFVKQYKSEALGVGEVALPGQGGLPKEEGKQQEKPEGAETAAPTTNGSISDPSKEHVCELCKGVAPADSPVVYSDRAGYSKQWHPACFVCTKCSEPLVDLIYFWKDGAPWCGRHYCESLRPRCSGCDEIIFSEDYQCVEDLAWHREHFVCEGCEQQLGGRAYIISRAQLLCPACSKSKRS, from the exons atgtccctgggccagcagcagTCAGCAAGAGGTGTGCCTTGTCTGAGATGCAAGGGGACGTGTTCGGGCTTCGAGCCACATTCATGGAG gAAAATGTGCAAGTCATGCAAATGCAGTCAGGAGGACCACTGCCTGAGCTCGGACCTGGAAGACGATCGGAAAATTGGCCGCTTGCTGATGGACTCCAAGTATTCCACCCTCACGGCCCGAGTGAAAGGCGGGGACGGCATCCGCATTTACAAGAGGAACCGAATGATCATGACCAACCCCATTGCCACCGGGAAAGATCCCACCTTTGACACCATCACCTATGAGTGGGCTCCCCCTGGAGTCACCCAGAAACTG GGCCTGCAGTACATGGAGCTCATCCCCAAGGAGAAGCAGCCAGTGGCGGGCACCGAGGGCGCCTACTACCGCCGGCGCCAGCTCTTGCGTCAGCTCCCTATCTACGACCAGGACCCCTCTCGCTGCCGCGGACTTTTGGAGAACGAGCTGAAAGTGATGGAGGAGTTTGTGAAGCAGTATAAGAGCGAGGCCCTGGGTGTGGGCGAAGTGGCCCTCCCCGGGCAGGGCGGCTTGCccaaggaggaggggaagcagcAGGAGAAGCCCGAGGGCGCAGAGACAGCCGCCCCAACTACCAACGGCAGCATCAGCGACCCGTCCAAGGAACAC GTCTGTGAGCTCTGCAAGGGGGTGGCCCCCGCCGACAGCCCTGTGGTCTACTCGGACAGGGCAGGCTACAGCAAGCAGTGGCATCCTGCCTGCTTCGTGTGCACCAAGTGCTCCGAGCCGCTGGTGGACCTCATCTACTTCTGGAAGGACGGGGCGCCCTGGTGTGGTCGTCATTACTGCGAGAGCCTGCGGCCCCGGTGCTCCGGCTGCGACGAG atAATATTCTCAGAGGACTACCAGTGCGTGGAAGACCTGGCCTGGCACCGGGAGCACTTTGTCTGCGAGGGCTGCGAGCAGCAGCTGGGCGGCCGGGCGTACATCATCTCCAGGGCTCAGCTTCTGTGCCCAGCGTGCAGCAAGTCCAAACGCTCCTGA